A single window of Treponema denticola ATCC 35405 DNA harbors:
- a CDS encoding aconitase X swivel domain-containing protein, translating into MKTFKGRVIVPGTVSAEALVSSQGFNTLASFQKALMFGDKKAHCSDQNNLDLYKKEIAGKALCLPQTIGSTTGGMVIFCAASMGRQPACMLFSEPIDSLAAAGVILAANFTDNSIPTVDNLGKEFLAAVKSGSRVQVKENGEVIIED; encoded by the coding sequence ATGAAAACATTTAAAGGAAGAGTAATTGTTCCGGGAACAGTATCGGCAGAAGCTCTGGTAAGTTCTCAAGGTTTTAATACCCTTGCAAGCTTTCAAAAAGCTTTGATGTTCGGGGATAAGAAAGCTCATTGTTCCGATCAAAATAATCTGGACCTATATAAAAAGGAAATAGCAGGGAAGGCTCTTTGTCTCCCGCAGACTATAGGCTCAACTACGGGGGGAATGGTTATATTCTGTGCCGCTTCGATGGGGCGCCAGCCTGCCTGTATGCTTTTTTCGGAGCCGATAGATTCCTTGGCCGCAGCGGGCGTAATCCTTGCAGCAAACTTTACCGATAACAGTATTCCTACAGTCGATAATTTGGGAAAGGAATTTTTAGCAGCGGTCAAAAGCGGAAGCAGGGTTCAAGTTAAAGAAAACGGTGAAGTCATAATAGAAGACTAA
- a CDS encoding aconitase X has translation MQLTREQEEILNGSQGEMQAKVLKTLVMYGEAFGAERLVKVTGKYGHLVTSFGIGVMKPVYKLMDELLQSEAVSGIPFTVDPRPLDDVVPKSFLERLVFHFMYSKQEEYEKQLKAMGLLSDDAYTCTCYFDEVGNTPKKGEILSWAESSAVNYANSVLGAMCNRNSGIIEMFGLIAGWVPEFGLLTDEGRKADLIVEVETETLPEAQLLGSAIGIKAVENVPYIKGLDRFLGRELNDEVKAYFKDMGAAMASNGAVGLYHVENLTPEAKESGASLIRKDAEVYTITESELLRIRSSYPDIRKNKNAPPGLCFIGCPHLSKEQLIKWTGIIEQKLKQNKKSKISIPTVMTSPRGVLKEFSKTEEYKKLKSFGLLFSETCPLMYMNNPLCAKKSVITNSNKLRTYTTAVYYKDDEIADLITGGF, from the coding sequence ATGCAACTGACACGGGAACAAGAAGAAATTTTAAACGGTTCTCAAGGAGAGATGCAGGCTAAGGTTTTAAAAACCTTGGTCATGTACGGTGAAGCCTTTGGTGCAGAAAGGCTTGTTAAGGTTACGGGAAAATACGGACATCTTGTTACAAGTTTCGGTATAGGAGTTATGAAACCGGTCTATAAATTGATGGATGAGCTTCTCCAATCCGAAGCTGTTTCAGGGATTCCCTTTACTGTGGATCCCCGTCCGCTTGATGATGTAGTGCCCAAAAGTTTTTTGGAACGCCTTGTTTTCCATTTTATGTACAGCAAACAGGAAGAGTATGAAAAGCAGCTTAAAGCTATGGGCCTTCTTTCGGATGATGCTTATACCTGTACCTGTTATTTTGATGAGGTAGGGAACACACCTAAAAAAGGAGAAATCTTAAGCTGGGCAGAATCCTCAGCCGTTAATTATGCAAACTCGGTATTGGGAGCGATGTGTAACCGCAATTCGGGTATCATCGAAATGTTCGGACTGATTGCGGGCTGGGTACCGGAGTTCGGCCTATTGACCGATGAGGGGCGTAAGGCCGATTTAATTGTCGAGGTTGAAACCGAGACTCTGCCTGAAGCCCAACTTTTGGGAAGTGCAATAGGAATAAAAGCTGTTGAAAATGTGCCTTATATTAAAGGCTTGGATAGGTTTTTGGGCCGTGAGCTAAATGATGAGGTAAAGGCCTACTTTAAGGATATGGGAGCTGCAATGGCATCAAACGGAGCCGTCGGTTTATACCATGTCGAAAACCTGACGCCTGAAGCAAAAGAATCGGGGGCTTCTTTAATCCGTAAAGATGCGGAAGTCTATACAATTACAGAATCCGAGCTTTTGAGGATAAGGTCTTCATATCCTGATATTAGAAAAAACAAAAATGCCCCTCCTGGACTTTGCTTTATAGGCTGTCCTCACCTGTCTAAAGAACAGCTTATTAAATGGACAGGCATTATAGAACAAAAGTTAAAACAAAATAAAAAATCAAAAATTTCGATACCGACGGTTATGACCTCGCCGCGGGGCGTTTTAAAGGAATTTTCCAAAACCGAGGAGTATAAAAAATTAAAATCTTTCGGTCTTCTTTTTTCGGAAACCTGTCCCCTCATGTATATGAATAACCCGCTTTGTGCAAAAAAATCGGTTATCACAAATTCCAATAAGCTTAGAACCTATACTACGGCCGTTTATTATAAGGACGATGAAATAGCCGATCTAATTACGGGAGGATTTTAA
- a CDS encoding Nif3-like dinuclear metal center hexameric protein produces the protein MKLKELDLYFTELLNIDAFAAQDLSQNGVQVQNSGKEIKKVAFAVDACLQSIKEAAERKADMLFVHHGLFWSRSLRIMGNHYHRIKALLDNDIVLYAVHLPLDAHPLYGNNIGLARRLELENLKEFGMYRGLNIGFYGSLPLKEGSEEGLELDEIINKLFPQGEKPANILPFGPKKIKTIGIISGGAASEIDDAIALGLDLYITGEIEHITYHNALENRINVIAGGHYQTETVGVQLVAKKLELDTNLETCFIDIPTGF, from the coding sequence ATGAAACTAAAAGAGCTTGATCTTTATTTTACCGAGCTGTTAAACATAGATGCTTTTGCGGCTCAAGATTTATCGCAAAACGGCGTTCAGGTACAAAACAGCGGAAAAGAAATAAAAAAGGTTGCTTTCGCGGTGGATGCCTGTCTTCAATCCATAAAAGAAGCAGCCGAGCGGAAAGCCGACATGCTTTTTGTACACCATGGCCTTTTTTGGAGCCGCTCCTTACGGATTATGGGAAATCATTATCATAGAATAAAGGCTCTTTTGGATAATGACATAGTGCTCTATGCCGTTCACCTTCCCCTCGATGCCCATCCCCTTTATGGGAACAACATCGGTCTTGCCCGCCGCCTTGAACTTGAAAACTTAAAAGAGTTTGGCATGTACAGGGGGCTTAACATAGGCTTTTACGGCAGCCTTCCTTTAAAAGAAGGCTCCGAAGAAGGCTTGGAACTAGACGAAATTATAAATAAACTTTTTCCCCAAGGGGAAAAACCTGCAAACATCCTTCCTTTCGGGCCTAAAAAAATTAAAACAATCGGAATTATTTCGGGCGGAGCCGCTTCGGAAATAGATGATGCAATAGCCTTAGGACTTGACCTATACATAACGGGAGAGATTGAGCACATTACCTATCACAATGCCCTCGAAAACAGAATAAATGTAATTGCCGGAGGCCATTATCAAACGGAAACTGTAGGCGTTCAGTTGGTTGCAAAAAAGCTTGAACTTGATACAAACCTTGAAACCTGTTTTATAGATATTCCGACAGGCTTTTAA
- a CDS encoding ATP-grasp domain-containing protein: MKENKKRILILGAGLMQGPAIRAAKELGCEVIAVDGNPNAVCAKEADKFFPIDLKDIPALIDLAKNLKEKGLHGVFTAATDFSVSVAAIAESCSLPGHSLEAARRASDKVLMRECFEKHGVPSPKFTHIFKNEIDEALQILKQKAIPFPITVKPADNMGARGCRLVYSQDELRPALEDAVNFSRSGKAIAEEFIEGEEFSLEALVINGEIFLNALADRHIFFPPYFVEMGHTIPSIKSKEECDELIRVFFLGIKALGLTNGAAKGDIFLRKADPQKNGKRTACVGEIAARLSGGYMSGWTVPYSSGFDVTKAAVKIALGEPVDELPKYEAARFSADRAAHFSAERAWISVPGIIKKIYGLEEARSTKNVKDVLPRLFEKDEAVFPKNNVEKCGNVLSSAESYDEAVKASMEAVQKIFLRLERAYNKTNLFFEKTNSSIAVQGNYPPNFFKFPEDDSTKKIKNKAFDELLKNSILMEEDKILYPSFFKDFLDRALDVHGLSIREAIRHAFFLEPKLKEKMLRLQNIGEPLNQNLVLWWKYFIRGSRQGLIYYLDTELND; this comes from the coding sequence ATGAAAGAAAATAAAAAGCGTATTTTAATTTTAGGAGCGGGTCTCATGCAGGGGCCCGCAATAAGGGCCGCAAAAGAGCTGGGCTGCGAGGTCATTGCCGTAGACGGAAACCCGAATGCGGTTTGTGCAAAAGAAGCCGACAAGTTTTTTCCGATAGATTTAAAGGATATTCCCGCCCTCATAGACCTTGCAAAAAACTTAAAAGAAAAGGGCTTACACGGAGTCTTTACCGCAGCTACGGACTTTTCCGTATCGGTTGCAGCCATTGCAGAAAGCTGTTCTCTTCCCGGGCACAGTTTGGAAGCCGCCCGCCGTGCAAGCGATAAGGTTTTAATGAGGGAGTGCTTTGAAAAGCACGGCGTTCCTTCTCCTAAGTTTACCCATATTTTTAAAAACGAAATAGATGAGGCTCTTCAAATTTTAAAACAAAAAGCCATTCCATTCCCTATTACGGTAAAGCCAGCCGACAACATGGGAGCGCGGGGCTGCCGCTTGGTCTATTCCCAAGATGAATTAAGACCTGCCCTAGAAGATGCGGTAAACTTTTCGCGGAGCGGCAAGGCTATAGCCGAGGAGTTCATCGAGGGTGAAGAGTTTTCCCTTGAAGCCCTAGTTATAAACGGAGAGATTTTTTTAAACGCCCTCGCAGACAGGCATATTTTTTTTCCGCCCTACTTTGTCGAGATGGGACACACGATTCCGTCGATTAAGAGCAAGGAAGAATGTGATGAGCTTATAAGAGTTTTTTTCCTCGGAATAAAAGCCTTAGGGCTTACAAATGGGGCAGCCAAGGGAGACATCTTTTTAAGGAAAGCCGATCCCCAAAAAAACGGCAAACGGACTGCCTGTGTTGGAGAAATCGCAGCCCGCCTTTCAGGGGGCTACATGTCGGGCTGGACGGTTCCCTATTCTTCGGGTTTTGACGTAACTAAGGCCGCCGTCAAAATAGCCTTAGGCGAACCTGTAGATGAACTTCCAAAATACGAAGCCGCTCGTTTTAGTGCTGACAGAGCCGCTCACTTTAGCGCTGAACGAGCTTGGATTTCGGTGCCGGGCATCATAAAAAAAATATACGGGCTTGAAGAAGCAAGGAGCACAAAAAACGTAAAAGATGTTTTGCCCCGCCTTTTTGAAAAAGATGAAGCGGTCTTTCCTAAAAACAATGTAGAAAAATGCGGCAATGTCCTAAGCTCTGCGGAAAGCTATGATGAGGCAGTTAAGGCGAGCATGGAAGCCGTACAAAAAATATTTTTGCGGCTTGAAAGAGCATACAACAAAACGAATCTTTTTTTTGAAAAGACAAATTCTTCGATAGCCGTGCAGGGTAATTATCCTCCGAACTTTTTTAAATTCCCTGAAGACGACAGCACAAAGAAAATTAAAAACAAGGCTTTCGATGAGCTATTAAAAAATTCCATTTTGATGGAAGAAGATAAAATTCTTTATCCTTCGTTTTTTAAGGATTTTTTAGATAGAGCCTTGGATGTGCACGGCCTTTCTATTCGGGAAGCAATAAGGCACGCCTTTTTCCTTGAACCGAAGTTAAAAGAAAAGATGCTCAGACTCCAAAATATAGGGGAGCCTTTAAACCAGAATCTTGTTTTGTGGTGGAAGTATTTTATACGCGGCAGCCGCCAGGGGCTCATCTATTATCTTGATACCGAATTAAATGATTAA
- a CDS encoding right-handed parallel beta-helix repeat-containing protein, whose translation MKKGIITCLLAVLVLANLTAAEYYVSKETGKNGNAGTKDAPFKNIEKAVEKVQPGDKIYVAEGNYYGVRDKGFIMIQKAVEIYGGYSKDFSKRDVLKYRTLVMPPASSNGTGRANKAMEFDIKNGEGKKLVIDGIIFDKGLSNGYHPTKGKPQGVETGMLVLPPGQGVNGNEKSITTEKAIFGGSIMKCDVLIQNCVFNNASNFAIQFGGTGNVKILNNVFTANAMAACEIWGKENKPNAITVEFAYNTVLFTWPRTHAFEDMGYGFRVMTKVEVNIHHNIIGLSCLSAVDRCRIDSPASMENGRKVLMDNNRFFMNKQADVTLPGLGTFEYVWVKDFDDLDRFNSAEGNEELKDIASLKNVLNKAYLAGFLNATYKEKTDYDPNSPANEFRRAMGMNQTMTVQSDVSMFANKYPQDDAVKLFGAVKGFGAQAIK comes from the coding sequence ATGAAAAAAGGAATAATAACCTGTTTACTGGCTGTTCTCGTTTTAGCAAACCTAACAGCTGCGGAATACTACGTTTCAAAAGAAACCGGTAAGAACGGAAATGCGGGTACAAAAGATGCTCCGTTTAAGAACATCGAGAAGGCTGTCGAAAAGGTTCAGCCCGGTGATAAAATCTACGTTGCCGAAGGCAATTACTACGGCGTTCGCGACAAGGGTTTTATCATGATACAAAAAGCAGTCGAAATTTATGGCGGATATTCCAAAGACTTTTCCAAACGGGATGTTTTAAAATACCGCACTCTTGTTATGCCGCCGGCCTCCTCAAACGGAACAGGCAGAGCCAACAAGGCAATGGAGTTCGACATTAAAAACGGTGAAGGTAAAAAACTCGTAATTGACGGTATCATCTTCGATAAAGGACTTTCAAACGGGTATCATCCCACAAAGGGTAAGCCTCAGGGTGTGGAAACCGGTATGCTTGTTTTACCGCCGGGTCAAGGTGTGAATGGTAATGAAAAATCCATTACAACAGAAAAGGCAATATTCGGCGGAAGTATCATGAAGTGCGATGTACTTATTCAAAATTGTGTGTTTAACAACGCTTCCAATTTTGCCATTCAGTTTGGAGGAACAGGCAATGTTAAAATTTTGAATAATGTATTTACTGCAAATGCAATGGCTGCCTGTGAAATATGGGGGAAAGAAAATAAACCGAATGCCATAACGGTGGAGTTCGCATATAACACGGTACTGTTTACTTGGCCTCGTACTCATGCCTTTGAAGACATGGGCTACGGTTTCCGCGTTATGACAAAGGTTGAGGTAAATATACACCACAATATTATTGGGCTGTCTTGTCTTTCTGCAGTAGACCGTTGCCGTATTGATAGTCCCGCTTCAATGGAAAATGGACGAAAGGTGCTTATGGACAACAACCGCTTTTTTATGAATAAACAGGCGGATGTAACCCTGCCGGGATTAGGAACCTTCGAGTACGTATGGGTAAAAGACTTTGACGATCTTGACCGTTTTAACAGTGCAGAAGGCAATGAAGAGTTAAAAGACATTGCTTCGCTTAAAAATGTGTTAAATAAGGCTTATTTGGCAGGTTTTTTGAATGCTACTTATAAAGAAAAGACAGACTATGACCCGAATTCTCCTGCCAATGAGTTCAGGCGTGCAATGGGGATGAACCAAACGATGACTGTCCAATCTGATGTGTCTATGTTCGCAAACAAATATCCTCAAGATGATGCCGTAAAACTGTTCGGTGCAGTAAAAGGCTTCGGTGCACAAGCGATTAAGTAA
- a CDS encoding galactokinase gives MNLKQDTALEALKDTFISFYGNSEEKIIFAASPARINIIGEHIDYNGGLVLPAAVNLYLRIALRKRKDKKILYRSMKTEKIFEFELDGNLGFDKENDFANYLNGMFLFLKERGLKADTGFELLITSDIPQGSGISSSAALELCFGKIISHAFGFELDGIEFAKIGRRVENEFLGLKSGIMDQFAIAMGKKNQAILLDTSSLNYEYIPLETEPYRIVIMNSNKPRKLTESKYNERKEECEKALAFLQKKTDIDFLCDLSVSDFEKLEEDLISNLGEKLFRRVRHCVTEMDRVRRSAEALKNKDLKLLGASLNQSHLSLKDDYEVTGKELDALFFAAIKEKSCIGARMTGAGFSGCAIAIVHKDGFEEFAERVGKAYTENTGFTASFFACQASDGVSVISI, from the coding sequence TTGAACTTAAAACAAGATACAGCCTTAGAGGCCTTAAAAGATACTTTCATTTCTTTTTACGGTAATTCGGAAGAAAAAATTATTTTTGCAGCCTCTCCTGCACGGATAAATATAATAGGTGAACATATAGATTATAACGGAGGCCTTGTGCTGCCCGCTGCGGTTAATTTATATTTAAGGATTGCCCTGCGCAAAAGAAAGGATAAAAAAATACTTTACCGCTCGATGAAGACGGAAAAAATTTTTGAATTTGAGCTTGATGGAAATTTGGGCTTTGATAAAGAAAATGATTTTGCAAACTATTTAAACGGCATGTTTTTGTTTTTAAAAGAAAGAGGTTTGAAGGCTGATACGGGATTTGAGCTTTTAATTACAAGCGATATTCCGCAAGGGAGCGGCATTTCTTCTTCGGCGGCCTTGGAACTTTGTTTCGGCAAAATTATTTCTCATGCCTTCGGTTTTGAGCTTGACGGCATTGAGTTTGCAAAAATCGGCCGACGGGTCGAAAACGAATTCTTAGGTCTTAAATCCGGAATTATGGATCAGTTCGCTATTGCCATGGGTAAAAAAAATCAGGCCATTCTTTTAGATACATCTTCCTTGAACTATGAGTACATTCCTCTTGAAACCGAGCCCTACCGAATTGTAATCATGAATTCCAATAAGCCCCGTAAATTGACGGAATCAAAATATAATGAAAGAAAGGAAGAATGTGAAAAAGCTCTTGCCTTTTTACAGAAAAAAACGGACATAGATTTTTTATGCGATCTAAGCGTTTCCGATTTTGAAAAATTGGAAGAAGATCTGATTTCCAATTTGGGAGAAAAACTTTTCCGCAGGGTAAGGCATTGCGTTACCGAAATGGACAGGGTAAGGCGGAGTGCGGAAGCATTAAAAAATAAGGACTTAAAACTTTTAGGCGCTTCCTTAAACCAATCTCATCTTTCGCTAAAAGACGATTATGAAGTTACCGGAAAAGAACTGGATGCTCTTTTCTTTGCAGCCATAAAAGAAAAAAGCTGTATCGGTGCCAGAATGACAGGTGCGGGTTTTTCGGGCTGTGCGATTGCCATTGTACACAAGGACGGCTTTGAAGAATTTGCCGAAAGAGTAGGGAAGGCCTACACTGAAAATACCGGCTTTACCGCTTCATTTTTTGCCTGCCAAGCCTCAGACGGAGTGTCCGTTATTTCGATTTAA
- a CDS encoding type II toxin-antitoxin system HicA family toxin, protein MNTKNKKTLENIYKRPVPADIFWTDIESLFISLGAEISEGAGSRIRVKLNNTRAVFHRPHPEKITDKGAVNSVRRFLENAGVEND, encoded by the coding sequence GTGAATACAAAGAATAAAAAAACACTTGAGAACATATATAAACGACCTGTTCCTGCAGATATTTTTTGGACCGATATCGAAAGCCTATTTATTTCATTAGGTGCGGAAATTTCTGAGGGAGCAGGCTCTCGAATAAGGGTAAAATTGAATAATACACGGGCTGTTTTTCATAGACCGCATCCTGAAAAAATTACAGATAAGGGAGCTGTTAATTCGGTTAGACGATTTTTAGAAAATGCAGGAGTAGAAAATGATTGA
- a CDS encoding type II toxin-antitoxin system HicB family antitoxin has protein sequence MIEYKGYIGKIEYDPEAKILHGDVINTRDVITFQGTSVAEIEKAFIDSVDDYINWCREENIEPEKPYSGKFNIRISPELHKKIAINAKSLNLSLNTFVEKALQHELASTGI, from the coding sequence ATGATTGAATATAAGGGATATATCGGAAAAATAGAATACGATCCGGAAGCAAAAATTTTACATGGAGATGTCATAAATACACGTGATGTTATTACATTCCAGGGTACAAGCGTAGCAGAAATAGAAAAAGCCTTTATTGACTCTGTCGATGATTACATCAACTGGTGCCGAGAAGAAAATATAGAACCCGAAAAACCATATTCGGGAAAATTCAATATACGCATATCACCGGAGCTTCATAAAAAAATAGCAATCAACGCAAAAAGCTTAAATCTTTCTTTAAATACTTTTGTTGAAAAAGCATTACAACATGAATTAGCATCTACCGGAATATAA
- a CDS encoding galactose/methyl galactoside ABC transporter permease MglC, with product MENKNNEKIDFSFFNEDAKLADYGKALQELRKDGVDKIASLKNHIYALKKNRLIDDAVKISSIEEYKKEIEEAKKTALENKDAEKKLAAEAVAYSNKLFNDNIRDFIKSENQKQKQYKIDYENQISSIMQENEAAKKEAYDEFAETKDSAELNRKLNVLKFQLNSSFAEAKNKYRDAVAASKEAKNQAYIDHVQKNISLRNGRTNLKENMVLNFKDYIYKFKLSSFLLSNGLYLAILVFFIICIIVAPLSGNGNLLSLPNIFTILEQASTRMFYALGVAGLILLAGTDLSIGRMVALGSVITGLILHPGLNIVTFFGLGPWDFTAMPMVWRLILSLGLSILLCVLFSAFAGVFSARLKIHPFISTLATQLIIYGLLFFGTSGTPVGSIDNEVKDLLGGRWILGIVNNEMITLPKLIIPALIAIVIAWFIWNKTVFGKNMYAVGGNSEAAAVSGISVFKVTMGVFIMAGVFYGVGSFLEAFRANASAGTGQGYELDAIAACVVGGISFNGGIGKISGAVIGVIIFTSLTYCLTFLGIDTNLQFVFKGFIIIAAVALDSVKYLKKK from the coding sequence ATGGAAAATAAGAACAATGAAAAAATAGATTTTAGTTTTTTTAACGAAGATGCAAAACTTGCCGACTACGGCAAGGCTCTTCAAGAGCTTCGTAAGGACGGTGTCGATAAAATAGCTTCTTTAAAAAATCATATCTATGCTCTTAAAAAGAACCGCCTGATAGACGATGCCGTAAAAATTTCTTCTATTGAAGAATATAAAAAAGAAATTGAAGAAGCAAAGAAAACGGCTCTTGAAAACAAGGATGCCGAAAAGAAACTTGCAGCCGAGGCTGTTGCTTATTCAAATAAGCTCTTTAACGATAATATAAGGGATTTTATAAAGTCGGAAAATCAAAAGCAAAAACAGTATAAGATTGATTATGAAAATCAAATATCTTCCATTATGCAGGAAAACGAAGCTGCAAAAAAAGAGGCCTATGACGAGTTTGCCGAAACAAAGGATTCTGCCGAGCTTAACCGCAAGCTCAATGTTTTAAAGTTTCAGCTTAATTCTTCTTTTGCTGAGGCAAAGAACAAATACAGGGATGCCGTTGCTGCCTCTAAAGAAGCAAAAAATCAAGCCTACATAGATCATGTTCAAAAAAATATTTCTTTAAGAAACGGAAGAACAAATCTTAAAGAAAATATGGTTTTAAATTTTAAGGATTATATTTACAAGTTTAAGCTTTCAAGTTTTTTATTGAGTAACGGTCTTTATCTTGCAATTTTGGTTTTCTTCATTATCTGTATAATTGTAGCCCCCCTATCGGGAAACGGAAATCTTCTATCTCTTCCCAATATCTTTACAATTTTGGAGCAGGCTTCAACCAGAATGTTTTATGCTCTCGGCGTTGCAGGGCTTATTCTTTTGGCCGGTACGGACTTGAGTATAGGAAGAATGGTTGCCCTCGGTTCGGTTATTACAGGTTTGATTTTACATCCGGGGCTTAACATAGTAACCTTTTTCGGTCTCGGCCCTTGGGATTTTACGGCCATGCCCATGGTTTGGCGCTTGATTCTTTCGCTTGGGCTTTCAATATTGCTTTGCGTTTTATTTAGTGCCTTTGCCGGCGTTTTTTCGGCTCGGCTTAAGATTCATCCCTTTATTTCAACCCTTGCAACTCAGTTAATTATCTACGGCCTTTTATTCTTCGGTACCAGCGGAACTCCCGTAGGTTCAATCGACAATGAGGTAAAGGACTTGCTCGGCGGACGGTGGATTTTGGGAATTGTGAATAACGAGATGATTACTCTTCCTAAGCTCATAATTCCTGCCTTAATTGCGATTGTAATAGCATGGTTTATTTGGAATAAGACCGTATTCGGAAAGAACATGTATGCCGTAGGAGGAAACTCTGAGGCTGCTGCCGTCAGCGGTATAAGCGTTTTTAAGGTTACTATGGGCGTTTTTATTATGGCGGGAGTATTTTACGGTGTGGGCTCCTTCCTCGAAGCCTTTAGGGCTAATGCAAGTGCGGGAACGGGGCAGGGCTACGAACTTGATGCCATTGCCGCCTGCGTAGTCGGAGGCATCTCCTTTAACGGAGGTATAGGAAAAATAAGCGGTGCCGTAATAGGTGTTATTATCTTTACAAGCCTTACCTACTGCCTGACCTTTTTAGGAATAGACACCAACTTGCAATTTGTATTTAAGGGCTTCATCATCATTGCCGCCGTTGCCTTGGACAGTGTAAAATACCTAAAGAAGAAATAG
- a CDS encoding sugar ABC transporter ATP-binding protein — MSDVVLEIKNLSKSFGKNKVLDGINLTVRQGSVMGLMGENGAGKSTMMKCLFGIYTRDEGAISLLNKSIEFKNPKEALESGVAMVHQELNLCLDRTVTDNLFLGRYPTNFGIVDEIKMFESASSLFSSLNMNVNPKTIMRTMSVSQRQMVEIAKAVSYNAKLIVLDEPTSSLTEREVKKLFSIIRALQKKGVSFIYISHKMDEVFEVCDEVAVLRDGKMILSKPVAGTNMNEIISAMVGRSLDKRFPDVDNVPGEDFLKIENLKTKYAPVLEDISFTVRKGEILGLYGLVGAGRSELLEALFGIRTIESGSISINDKYLKFKSSKEAMAHGFALLTEERKLNGMFGKDTIEFNTVITNLNNYKTIGVLSKRKIREAANREIETMRTRCLSADQGISALSGGNQQKVIIGKWLERSPDVFLMDEPTRGIDVGAKYEIYQLIIKMAKEGKTIIVVSSEMPEILGITNRIAVMSNRRLAGIVNTKETDQETLLRLSAKYL, encoded by the coding sequence ATGAGTGATGTAGTTCTTGAAATAAAGAACCTTTCAAAATCTTTCGGAAAGAATAAGGTTTTGGACGGTATAAATCTGACTGTAAGACAAGGCTCCGTAATGGGACTCATGGGCGAAAACGGAGCAGGAAAATCTACCATGATGAAGTGCCTTTTCGGTATATATACACGGGATGAGGGCGCCATTTCTTTATTAAATAAATCGATCGAATTTAAAAATCCTAAAGAAGCTCTTGAAAGCGGAGTTGCTATGGTTCATCAAGAACTGAATCTTTGTCTTGACAGAACCGTTACAGATAATTTATTTTTAGGACGCTATCCGACCAACTTCGGGATTGTTGACGAAATAAAAATGTTTGAATCTGCAAGCTCTCTTTTTTCTTCGCTCAATATGAATGTCAATCCCAAAACAATAATGCGTACCATGTCCGTTTCGCAGCGGCAGATGGTTGAAATAGCAAAGGCTGTTTCCTACAACGCAAAGCTCATCGTATTGGATGAGCCGACCTCTTCTTTAACCGAGAGGGAGGTAAAAAAACTTTTTTCGATAATAAGAGCCTTACAAAAAAAAGGCGTTTCATTTATTTATATTTCGCATAAGATGGATGAGGTTTTTGAGGTTTGCGATGAGGTCGCCGTTTTACGGGACGGTAAGATGATTCTTTCAAAGCCCGTAGCCGGAACAAATATGAACGAAATTATTTCGGCCATGGTAGGCCGCTCTCTGGATAAGCGTTTCCCCGATGTGGATAATGTCCCCGGAGAAGATTTTTTAAAAATAGAAAACTTAAAAACAAAATATGCTCCCGTGCTTGAAGATATTTCCTTTACCGTAAGGAAGGGAGAAATCTTAGGCCTTTACGGGCTTGTAGGGGCAGGGAGGAGTGAGCTTTTGGAAGCCCTCTTCGGTATCCGCACTATAGAATCCGGGAGCATAAGTATAAACGATAAATATCTTAAATTTAAGAGCAGTAAAGAGGCCATGGCTCATGGCTTTGCTCTGTTGACCGAAGAGCGTAAACTAAACGGGATGTTCGGCAAGGATACAATAGAATTTAACACGGTAATTACCAATTTGAATAATTATAAAACCATCGGCGTCTTGTCAAAGCGTAAAATACGGGAGGCCGCAAACAGGGAAATTGAAACTATGAGGACGAGGTGCCTTTCGGCTGATCAGGGTATTTCGGCTTTGAGCGGAGGAAATCAGCAAAAGGTTATAATAGGAAAATGGCTGGAGCGTTCACCCGATGTGTTTTTGATGGATGAGCCTACCCGCGGTATCGATGTAGGGGCCAAATATGAAATATATCAGCTCATTATTAAGATGGCAAAAGAGGGAAAAACCATAATAGTTGTTTCGAGCGAGATGCCCGAAATTTTAGGTATCACGAACCGCATAGCCGTCATGTCCAACCGTCGCCTTGCTGGTATCGTAAACACAAAAGAAACCGATCAGGAAACTCTGCTCAGGCTTTCGGCTAAGTATTTGTAG